A region from the Sphaerodactylus townsendi isolate TG3544 linkage group LG01, MPM_Stown_v2.3, whole genome shotgun sequence genome encodes:
- the TSTD1 gene encoding thiosulfate:glutathione sulfurtransferase: MKALRKLLAVHLARPTGCVTRVNMSSMDRAKVISYEDMKELVTKGDAHIFDVRSPEEVANGKIANSVNIPVAEVEEAFKMDPETFKMKYGVNKPPLDDENLVFHCQIGKRGARAAEIALALGYAKARNYAGGFKEWLEKEGK; the protein is encoded by the exons ATGAAGGCCCTGCGGAAGCTGTTGGCTGTGCATCTTGCACGCCCCACAGGCTGCGTTACACGTGTAAACATGAGCAGCATGGACAGAG CCAAAGTCATTTCCTATGAGGATATGAAGGAGCTGGTGACCAAAGGGGATGCTCATATTTTTGACGTGCGCTCGCCAGAAGAAGTAGCCAATGGGAAAATTGCCAATTCTGTTAATATCCCAG TTGCGGAGGTAGAAGAGGCTTTCAAAATGGACCCGGAAACATTTAAGATGAAGTATGGGGTGAATAAGCCACCATTGGATGATGAAAACCTGGTTTTCCATTGCCAGATTGGCAAAAGAGGGGCCCGGGCCGCAGAAATAGCTTTGGCGCTCGGCTATGCCAA GGCTCGCAACTATGCTGGAGGCTTCAAGGAGTGGTTGGAGAAAGAAGGAAAGTGA